From a single Arachnia propionica genomic region:
- a CDS encoding long-chain fatty acid--CoA ligase, with translation MSLQEELLGFASSVGDMFRRRVAETPDGLAFLDPDRVPEGPNTWTEYTWAESRELVDRLAAGLLARGLAREQRVGIISSTRLEWILLDLAVACAAGATTTVYPNTAAGDVEFILEDSGTCIAVVEDAAQLAKVEASPILKETIHTIIVIDAANVELSDRIISYTQLQLRGAELLKQNPEVVDETIASTDRDTLSTLIYTSGTTGQPKGVRLNHASWIYEGSGTKHWEIIDDSDLQYLWLPLSHVFGKALIACQIAYGFASAVDGRIDRIVDGLGEIKPTFMCGAPRIFEKVRAAVMTANTGVKGRISRWAFAVGRDSRSYRLSGRPMPGFLAMKYRLADALVFSKLKAKLGGRMKFMISGSAKLSAQVQEWFYSAGLLIVEGYGSTETSAIAFLNVPTEPRFGSVGKVMPGIETKLAEDGEVLLRGPIITPGYHNLPDITAEVFSDGWYHTGDLGEFDAEGNLTITDRKKDLFKTSGGKYVAPQKVEAAITANIPYISQAIAVGDGRKYCSALLVLDPSLLRAWAEKRQLGHLSYAELSQRPEIRASIEKQMAKANTRLERWETVKRFAILDHELTVDNDGVTPNMKIRRAAVTKRYGDIVDSLYDTEG, from the coding sequence ATGAGTCTTCAAGAAGAACTGCTCGGCTTTGCCAGTTCGGTCGGTGACATGTTCCGCCGCCGGGTGGCCGAGACCCCCGATGGCCTGGCCTTCCTGGACCCGGATCGCGTACCGGAAGGTCCGAACACCTGGACTGAGTACACCTGGGCGGAATCGAGAGAACTCGTGGACCGGCTGGCGGCCGGTCTGCTGGCCCGAGGGCTGGCCCGCGAACAAAGGGTAGGGATCATCTCTAGCACCAGGCTCGAATGGATCCTGCTCGACCTGGCCGTCGCCTGCGCAGCTGGGGCCACCACGACGGTCTACCCGAACACTGCTGCGGGGGATGTGGAGTTCATCCTGGAGGACTCGGGAACGTGTATCGCGGTGGTCGAGGACGCTGCTCAGCTGGCGAAGGTGGAGGCCAGCCCCATTCTGAAGGAGACCATTCACACCATCATCGTCATTGATGCCGCCAACGTGGAACTGAGCGATCGGATCATTTCTTATACGCAGCTGCAGCTGCGTGGTGCGGAACTGCTGAAGCAGAACCCCGAGGTCGTGGATGAGACCATCGCCTCCACCGACCGTGACACCTTGTCCACTCTCATATATACATCTGGGACAACAGGGCAGCCGAAGGGGGTGCGGCTCAACCATGCCTCGTGGATCTACGAGGGTTCGGGAACCAAGCACTGGGAGATTATTGATGACTCCGACCTGCAATACCTGTGGCTGCCGCTCAGCCACGTCTTCGGGAAGGCGCTCATCGCATGTCAGATCGCCTATGGGTTCGCCTCGGCCGTAGATGGCAGAATCGACCGGATCGTCGACGGCCTGGGGGAGATCAAACCGACGTTCATGTGCGGGGCTCCTCGTATCTTCGAGAAGGTGCGGGCCGCCGTCATGACTGCGAATACGGGAGTCAAGGGTCGGATCTCTCGGTGGGCCTTCGCGGTGGGGCGGGATTCCCGCAGCTACCGGCTCTCCGGGCGTCCGATGCCTGGATTCCTAGCAATGAAATACCGGTTGGCAGACGCTCTGGTGTTCTCCAAACTTAAAGCGAAGCTCGGTGGTCGGATGAAGTTCATGATCTCCGGGTCCGCGAAGCTCTCCGCCCAGGTGCAGGAATGGTTCTATTCCGCGGGCCTGCTGATAGTCGAGGGATACGGCTCCACGGAGACCTCCGCCATCGCATTCTTGAATGTTCCGACCGAGCCGCGTTTCGGATCGGTTGGCAAGGTCATGCCCGGCATTGAGACGAAACTTGCTGAGGACGGGGAGGTGCTGTTGCGTGGACCCATCATCACCCCGGGGTATCACAACCTGCCCGATATCACGGCGGAGGTGTTCAGCGATGGCTGGTACCACACCGGCGACCTGGGAGAGTTCGATGCCGAGGGCAACCTGACCATCACTGATCGCAAGAAAGATCTGTTCAAGACCTCCGGTGGTAAATACGTTGCCCCGCAAAAAGTGGAAGCCGCGATCACCGCGAACATTCCCTACATCTCGCAGGCCATCGCGGTGGGGGACGGGCGCAAGTACTGTTCAGCGCTGCTGGTCCTCGACCCGTCCCTGCTCCGCGCCTGGGCGGAGAAACGTCAGCTTGGGCATCTCAGCTATGCAGAACTCAGCCAGCGACCAGAGATCCGTGCCTCGATCGAAAAACAGATGGCGAAGGCCAATACGCGCCTCGAGCGGTGGGAAACTGTGAAGCGTTTCGCGATTCTCGATCACGAACTGACTGTGGACAATGACGGGGTGACCCCCAACATGAAGATTCGCCGCGCGGCGGTGACGAAACGCTACGGCGACATCGTCGACTCCCTCTACGACACGGAGGGATGA
- a CDS encoding acyl-CoA thioesterase — translation MFRTRIALRWSDLDAQGHVNNAVIADYLQEARTAFFRAGPCSGLLDSGVVVVGHQISYLAPISYSDAGIGADVVITRLGGARFDVAYVLFQDATPVARARTVLCPFDFGIQQPTRLALTDREWLAEHLAEVEPMRHIDVPDLGRNGSVTPCPVRWSDLDSYGHVNNVKVLDYLMQARIAATTSWSPAMARSGTNGSRLNWLIARQDVDYINQITHRTDPYAVRTAPAKLGNSSVTLVAEIFNPDDGATFARGRTVLVAADRQGKPIELPDEVRTDLSERLIA, via the coding sequence GTGTTCCGCACCAGGATCGCGCTGCGCTGGTCCGATCTCGATGCCCAGGGACATGTCAACAACGCCGTGATCGCCGACTACCTCCAGGAGGCGAGAACCGCTTTCTTCAGGGCGGGGCCGTGTTCCGGGCTGCTCGATTCCGGGGTCGTGGTGGTCGGTCACCAGATCAGCTATCTGGCGCCGATCTCCTACTCGGATGCCGGTATTGGTGCGGATGTCGTGATCACCCGGCTGGGTGGTGCCCGGTTCGACGTGGCCTATGTGCTCTTCCAGGACGCGACGCCGGTGGCCCGGGCCCGAACGGTGCTGTGTCCGTTCGATTTCGGGATTCAACAACCGACCCGTCTCGCCCTGACCGACCGGGAATGGCTGGCCGAGCATCTGGCAGAAGTGGAGCCCATGCGCCACATCGACGTTCCGGATCTTGGCAGGAACGGCTCGGTGACGCCCTGCCCGGTGCGCTGGTCGGACCTGGACTCCTACGGGCACGTCAACAACGTCAAGGTCCTCGATTACCTGATGCAGGCTCGGATTGCCGCTACCACATCGTGGAGCCCAGCGATGGCGCGTTCCGGGACCAATGGGTCCAGGCTGAACTGGCTGATCGCCCGGCAGGACGTCGACTACATCAACCAGATCACCCACCGAACGGATCCCTATGCGGTGCGCACCGCCCCCGCGAAGCTAGGCAACAGCTCTGTGACCCTCGTGGCCGAGATCTTCAATCCCGATGACGGTGCCACCTTTGCCCGCGGTCGCACCGTCCTGGTTGCCGCAGACAGGCAGGGGAAACCCATTGAGTTGCCTGACGAGGTGCGCACGGACCTTTCGGAGCGGCTCATTGCGTGA
- a CDS encoding LysR substrate-binding domain-containing protein: MNLRDLEYLVAVADQRSFRSAATACGVSQPTLSVQLRKLEEQLGVVLIDRAASRPALTPVGQRVVERARVVLAEADSIRVIAREATGSTTELRLGVFPTLGPYLLPHVLHHIGEHFPNLQVLLTEEKTQQLVTMLHSGGLDAALIAMPTDDPHLEALPLFREEFVLAMPAGHLLADDSGAGLEETSPIPPARIAEYELLILDEGHCLGGQVQRWAAKHQVQLRKDYRATSLETMRHMIASGGGLSLLPATTVLPPVSPTPGLALRRIASPAPSRDIALIWPHTSPRTATLEALAPALTPSLPLVQEL; this comes from the coding sequence ATGAACCTGCGGGATCTGGAATACCTCGTGGCGGTGGCCGACCAGCGGAGTTTCCGCTCGGCGGCCACCGCCTGCGGTGTCTCACAGCCGACCCTGTCCGTACAACTCCGCAAACTCGAGGAACAGCTCGGAGTCGTCCTGATCGACCGCGCAGCATCCCGCCCGGCGCTGACCCCAGTCGGTCAGCGGGTGGTGGAGCGGGCACGAGTCGTGCTTGCCGAGGCCGATTCGATACGAGTTATCGCTCGGGAGGCAACGGGCTCAACCACCGAGCTACGACTGGGGGTTTTCCCCACCCTCGGTCCTTACCTGCTGCCCCACGTCCTGCACCATATCGGGGAACACTTCCCGAATCTCCAGGTGTTGTTGACCGAGGAGAAGACCCAGCAGCTGGTGACGATGCTGCATTCAGGCGGGCTGGACGCAGCACTGATAGCCATGCCCACGGATGACCCGCACCTGGAAGCACTCCCTCTCTTCCGTGAGGAGTTCGTCCTGGCAATGCCTGCCGGCCATCTGCTGGCAGACGATTCGGGCGCAGGACTTGAGGAAACGTCTCCCATCCCGCCTGCCCGCATAGCTGAGTACGAATTGCTGATCCTGGATGAAGGACACTGCCTGGGTGGTCAGGTGCAGCGCTGGGCCGCCAAACACCAGGTCCAGCTGCGGAAGGACTACCGCGCTACCAGCCTCGAGACCATGCGGCACATGATCGCCTCTGGAGGCGGCCTCAGTTTGCTCCCGGCCACGACGGTCCTGCCCCCCGTCTCGCCAACCCCTGGGCTGGCGTTGCGCCGGATCGCCTCCCCTGCGCCGAGCCGGGACATTGCTCTGATATGGCCCCACACATCACCTCGCACAGCGACCCTCGAGGCACTGGCGCCTGCCCTGACCCCTTCCCTGCCCCTGGTCCAGGAGTTGTGA